In Mus musculus strain C57BL/6J chromosome 9, GRCm38.p6 C57BL/6J, one genomic interval encodes:
- the Sidt2 gene encoding SID1 transmembrane family member 2 isoform X5 has translation MIAWRLPLCVLLVASVESHLGALGPKNVSQKDAEFERTYADDVNSELVNIYTFNHTVTRNRTEGVRVSVNVLNKQKGAPLLFVVRQKEAVVSFQVPLILRGLYQRKYLYQKVERTLCQPPTKNESEIQFFYVDVSTLSPVNTTYQLRVNRVDNFVLRTGELFTFNTTAAQPQYFKYEFPDGVDSVIVKVTSKKAFPCSVISIQDVLCPVYDLDNNVAFIGMYQTMTKKAAITVQRKDFPSNSFYVVVVVKTEDQACGGSLPFYPFVEDEPVDQGHRQKTLSVLVSQAVTSEAYVGGMLFCLGIFLSFYLLTVLLACWENWRQRKKTLLLAIDRACPESGLGSPLHRHQETALCLRQCGPASGHARVLADSFPGSAPYEGYNYGSFENGSGSTDGLVESAGSGDLSYSYQDRSFDAVGPRPRLDSMSSVEEDDYDTLTDIDSDKNVIRTKQYLCVADLARKDKRVLRKKYQIYFWNIATIAVFYALPVVQLVITYQTVVNVTGNQDICYYNFLCAHPLGNLSAFNNILSNLGYILLGLLFLLIILQREINHNRALLRNDLYALECGIPKHFGLFYAMGTALMMEGLLSACYHVCPNYTNFQFDTSFMYMIAGLCMLKLYQKRHPDINASAYSAYACLAIVIFFSVLGVVFGKGNTAFWIVFSVIHIISTLLLSTQLYYMGRWKLDSGIFRRILHVLYTDCIRQCSGPLYTDRMVLLVMGNIINWSLAAYGLIMRPNDFASYLLAIGICNLLLYFAFYIIMKLRSGERIKLIPLLCIVCTSVVWGFALFFFFQGLSTWQKTPAESREHNRDCILLDFFDDHDIWHFLSSIAMFGSFLVLLTLDDDLDTVQRDKIYVF, from the exons ATGATCGCCTGGCGTCTGCCCTTGTGCGTGCTCTTGGTGGCCTCCGTCGAGAGCCACCTGGGGGCCCTGGGGCCCAAGAACGTCTCGCAGAAAGACGCGGAGTTTGAGCGCACCTACGCGGACGACGTCAACAGCGAGCTGGTCAACATCTACACCTTCAACCACACCGTGACCCGCAACCGG ACCGAGGGTGTGCGAGTGTCTGTGAATGTCCTGAACAAGCAGAAAGGGGCGCCTTTGCTGTTTGTGGTCCGCCAGAAGGAGGCTGTTGTGTCCTTCCAGGTGCCCCTAATCCTTCGAGGACT ATATCAGCGGAAGTACCTCTACCAAAAAGTGGAACGAACTCTGTGTCAGCCCCCCACCAAGAATGAGTCTGAGATCCAGTTTTTCTATGTGGACGTGTCTACCCTGTCACCCGTCAATACCACTTACCAGCTCCGAGTCAACCGTGTGGACAATTTTGTGCTCAG GACTGGAGAGCTGTTTACTTTTAATACCACTGCAGCCCAGCCCCAG TACTTCAAATACGAGTTTCCTGATGGTGTGGACTCGGTAATTGTCAAGGTGACCTCCAAGAAGGCCTTCCCCTGCTCAGTCATCTCCATCCAAGATGTCCTG tGCCCTGTCTATGATCTGGACAACAATGTAGCCTTCATTGGCATGTACCAGACGATGACTAAGAAGGCAGCCATCACTGTGCAG CGGAAAGACTTCCCCAGCAACAGCTTCtatgtggtggtggtagtgaagACTGAGGACCAGGCCTGCGGAGGGTCCTTGCCCTTCTACCCTTTTGTGGAAG ATGAGCCAGTGGATCAAGGGCACCGTCAGAAAACACTGTCAGTGCTGGTCTCTCAGGCTGTCACAT CTGAGGCCTATGTTGGTGGGATGCTCTTTTGCCTGGGCATATTCTTGTCCTTCTACCTGCTGACTGTGCTGCTGGCCTGTTGGGAGAACTGGAG GCAAAGGAAGAAGACCTTGCTGTTGGCCATAGACCGAGCCTGCCCAGAAAGTG GCCTTGGCTCACCCCTCCATAGACACCAGGAAACTGCCCTATGTCTCAGGCAGTGCGGCCCAGCCTCAG GTCACGCCCGGGTCTTGGCTGATTCATTTCCTGGCAGTGCCCCTTACGAGGGTTACAACTATGGCTCCTTTG AAAATGGTTCCGGATCCACTGACGGGTTGGTTGAAAGCGCAGGTTCAGGGGACCTCTCCTACAGTTACCAGG ACCGCTCCTTTGACGCAGTGGGTCCTCGGCCTCGACTGGACTCCATGAGCTCCGTGGAAGAGGATGACTACGACACACTGACTGACATCGACTCAGACAAAAACGTCATTCGAACCAAG CAATACCTCTGTGTGGCTGATCTGGCACGAAAGGACAAACGTGTTTTGCGGAAAAAGTACCAGATTTACTTCTG GAACATAGCCACCATTGCGGTCTTCTACGCACTTCCTGTGGTGCAGCTGGTGATCACCTACCAGACG gtgGTGAATGTCACAGGGAACCAGGACATCTGCTACTACAACTTCCTCTGTGCCCACCCGCTGGGCAACCTCAG CGCCTTCAACAACATCCTCAGCAACTTGGGGTACATCCTGCTGGGGCTGCTCTTCCTGCTCATCATCCTGCAGCGAGAGATCAATCATAACCGGGCCCTGCTGCGGAATGACCTCTATGCTCTG GAGTGTGGGATCCCCAAACACTTTGGTCTGTTTTACGCCATGGGCACAGCACTGATGATGGAGGGGCTACTTAGTGCCTGTTACCACGTCTGCCCCAACTACACCAACTTCCAGTTTG ATACCTCCTTCATGTACATGATTGCTGGCCTCTGCATGCTGAAGCTCTACCAGAAGCGGCACCCAGATATCAACGCCAGTGCCTACAGTGCATATGCCTGCTTGGCCATCGTCATCTTCTTCTCCGTTCTGGGCGTG GTGTTTGGCAAAGGGAACACGGCCTTCTGGATTGTCTTCTCCGTCATTCACATCATCTCCACCCTGCTCCTCAGCACTCAGCTCTATTACATGGGCCGCTGGAAGCTGG ACTCCGGGATCTTCCGCCGCATCCTCCATGTGCTCTACACAGACTGCATCCGGCAGTGCAGCGGGCCCCTTTACACG GACCGCATGGTGCTTCTGGTCATGGGCAACATTATCAACTGGTCGCT GGCTGCATACGGACTCATCATGCGCCCCAATGACTTTGCTTCCTACTTGCTGGCAATTGGCATCTGCAACCTGCTGCTTTATTTCGCCTTCTACATCATCATGAAG CTCCGGAGCGGCGAGAGGATCAAGCTCATCCCTCTGCTCTGCATCGTCTGCACCTCCGTGGTCTGGGGCTTCgcgctcttcttcttcttccagggACTGAGCACGTGGCAG AAAACCCCCGCAGAGTCCAGGGAGCACAACCGCGACTGCATCCTCCTCGACTTCTTTGATGACCACGATATCTGGCACTTCCTGTCCTCCATTGCCATGTTTGGGTCCTTCCTG GTTTTGCTGACGTTGGATGACGACTTGGACACAGTACAGCGGGACAAGATCTATGTCTTCTAG
- the Sidt2 gene encoding SID1 transmembrane family member 2 isoform X4 translates to MIAWRLPLCVLLVASVESHLGALGPKNVSQKDAEFERTYADDVNSELVNIYTFNHTVTRNRTEGVRVSVNVLNKQKGAPLLFVVRQKEAVVSFQVPLILRGLYQRKYLYQKVERTLCQPPTKNESEIQFFYVDVSTLSPVNTTYQLRVNRVDNFVLRTGELFTFNTTAAQPQYFKYEFPDGVDSVIVKVTSKKAFPCSVISIQDVLCPVYDLDNNVAFIGMYQTMTKKAAITVQRKDFPSNSFYVVVVVKTEDQACGGSLPFYPFVEDEPVDQGHRQKTLSVLVSQAVTSEAYVGGMLFCLGIFLSFYLLTVLLACWENWRQRKKTLLLAIDRACPESASLLGHARVLADSFPGSAPYEGYNYGSFENGSGSTDGLVESAGSGDLSYSYQGHDQFKRRLPSGQMRQLCIAMDRSFDAVGPRPRLDSMSSVEEDDYDTLTDIDSDKNVIRTKQYLCVADLARKDKRVLRKKYQIYFWNIATIAVFYALPVVQLVITYQTVVNVTGNQDICYYNFLCAHPLGNLSAFNNILSNLGYILLGLLFLLIILQREINHNRALLRNDLYALECGIPKHFGLFYAMGTALMMEGLLSACYHVCPNYTNFQFDTSFMYMIAGLCMLKLYQKRHPDINASAYSAYACLAIVIFFSVLGVVFGKGNTAFWIVFSVIHIISTLLLSTQLYYMGRWKLDSGIFRRILHVLYTDCIRQCSGPLYTDRMVLLVMGNIINWSLAAYGLIMRPNDFASYLLAIGICNLLLYFAFYIIMKLRSGERIKLIPLLCIVCTSVVWGFALFFFFQGLSTWQKTPAESREHNRDCILLDFFDDHDIWHFLSSIAMFGSFLVLLTLDDDLDTVQRDKIYVF, encoded by the exons ATGATCGCCTGGCGTCTGCCCTTGTGCGTGCTCTTGGTGGCCTCCGTCGAGAGCCACCTGGGGGCCCTGGGGCCCAAGAACGTCTCGCAGAAAGACGCGGAGTTTGAGCGCACCTACGCGGACGACGTCAACAGCGAGCTGGTCAACATCTACACCTTCAACCACACCGTGACCCGCAACCGG ACCGAGGGTGTGCGAGTGTCTGTGAATGTCCTGAACAAGCAGAAAGGGGCGCCTTTGCTGTTTGTGGTCCGCCAGAAGGAGGCTGTTGTGTCCTTCCAGGTGCCCCTAATCCTTCGAGGACT ATATCAGCGGAAGTACCTCTACCAAAAAGTGGAACGAACTCTGTGTCAGCCCCCCACCAAGAATGAGTCTGAGATCCAGTTTTTCTATGTGGACGTGTCTACCCTGTCACCCGTCAATACCACTTACCAGCTCCGAGTCAACCGTGTGGACAATTTTGTGCTCAG GACTGGAGAGCTGTTTACTTTTAATACCACTGCAGCCCAGCCCCAG TACTTCAAATACGAGTTTCCTGATGGTGTGGACTCGGTAATTGTCAAGGTGACCTCCAAGAAGGCCTTCCCCTGCTCAGTCATCTCCATCCAAGATGTCCTG tGCCCTGTCTATGATCTGGACAACAATGTAGCCTTCATTGGCATGTACCAGACGATGACTAAGAAGGCAGCCATCACTGTGCAG CGGAAAGACTTCCCCAGCAACAGCTTCtatgtggtggtggtagtgaagACTGAGGACCAGGCCTGCGGAGGGTCCTTGCCCTTCTACCCTTTTGTGGAAG ATGAGCCAGTGGATCAAGGGCACCGTCAGAAAACACTGTCAGTGCTGGTCTCTCAGGCTGTCACAT CTGAGGCCTATGTTGGTGGGATGCTCTTTTGCCTGGGCATATTCTTGTCCTTCTACCTGCTGACTGTGCTGCTGGCCTGTTGGGAGAACTGGAG GCAAAGGAAGAAGACCTTGCTGTTGGCCATAGACCGAGCCTGCCCAGAAAGTG cttctctccTTG GTCACGCCCGGGTCTTGGCTGATTCATTTCCTGGCAGTGCCCCTTACGAGGGTTACAACTATGGCTCCTTTG AAAATGGTTCCGGATCCACTGACGGGTTGGTTGAAAGCGCAGGTTCAGGGGACCTCTCCTACAGTTACCAGG GGCACGACCAGTTCAAGCGGCGCCTTCCCTCTGGCCAGATGCGGCAGCTGTGCATTGCCATGG ACCGCTCCTTTGACGCAGTGGGTCCTCGGCCTCGACTGGACTCCATGAGCTCCGTGGAAGAGGATGACTACGACACACTGACTGACATCGACTCAGACAAAAACGTCATTCGAACCAAG CAATACCTCTGTGTGGCTGATCTGGCACGAAAGGACAAACGTGTTTTGCGGAAAAAGTACCAGATTTACTTCTG GAACATAGCCACCATTGCGGTCTTCTACGCACTTCCTGTGGTGCAGCTGGTGATCACCTACCAGACG gtgGTGAATGTCACAGGGAACCAGGACATCTGCTACTACAACTTCCTCTGTGCCCACCCGCTGGGCAACCTCAG CGCCTTCAACAACATCCTCAGCAACTTGGGGTACATCCTGCTGGGGCTGCTCTTCCTGCTCATCATCCTGCAGCGAGAGATCAATCATAACCGGGCCCTGCTGCGGAATGACCTCTATGCTCTG GAGTGTGGGATCCCCAAACACTTTGGTCTGTTTTACGCCATGGGCACAGCACTGATGATGGAGGGGCTACTTAGTGCCTGTTACCACGTCTGCCCCAACTACACCAACTTCCAGTTTG ATACCTCCTTCATGTACATGATTGCTGGCCTCTGCATGCTGAAGCTCTACCAGAAGCGGCACCCAGATATCAACGCCAGTGCCTACAGTGCATATGCCTGCTTGGCCATCGTCATCTTCTTCTCCGTTCTGGGCGTG GTGTTTGGCAAAGGGAACACGGCCTTCTGGATTGTCTTCTCCGTCATTCACATCATCTCCACCCTGCTCCTCAGCACTCAGCTCTATTACATGGGCCGCTGGAAGCTGG ACTCCGGGATCTTCCGCCGCATCCTCCATGTGCTCTACACAGACTGCATCCGGCAGTGCAGCGGGCCCCTTTACACG GACCGCATGGTGCTTCTGGTCATGGGCAACATTATCAACTGGTCGCT GGCTGCATACGGACTCATCATGCGCCCCAATGACTTTGCTTCCTACTTGCTGGCAATTGGCATCTGCAACCTGCTGCTTTATTTCGCCTTCTACATCATCATGAAG CTCCGGAGCGGCGAGAGGATCAAGCTCATCCCTCTGCTCTGCATCGTCTGCACCTCCGTGGTCTGGGGCTTCgcgctcttcttcttcttccagggACTGAGCACGTGGCAG AAAACCCCCGCAGAGTCCAGGGAGCACAACCGCGACTGCATCCTCCTCGACTTCTTTGATGACCACGATATCTGGCACTTCCTGTCCTCCATTGCCATGTTTGGGTCCTTCCTG GTTTTGCTGACGTTGGATGACGACTTGGACACAGTACAGCGGGACAAGATCTATGTCTTCTAG
- the Sidt2 gene encoding SID1 transmembrane family member 2 isoform X3, with protein sequence MIAWRLPLCVLLVASVESHLGALGPKNVSQKDAEFERTYADDVNSELVNIYTFNHTVTRNRTEGVRVSVNVLNKQKGAPLLFVVRQKEAVVSFQVPLILRGLYQRKYLYQKVERTLCQPPTKNESEIQFFYVDVSTLSPVNTTYQLRVNRVDNFVLRTGELFTFNTTAAQPQYFKYEFPDGVDSVIVKVTSKKAFPCSVISIQDVLCPVYDLDNNVAFIGMYQTMTKKAAITVQRKDFPSNSFYVVVVVKTEDQACGGSLPFYPFVEDEPVDQGHRQKTLSVLVSQAVTSEAYVGGMLFCLGIFLSFYLLTVLLACWENWRQRKKTLLLAIDRACPESGLGSPLHRHQETALCLRQCGPASGHARVLADSFPGSAPYEGYNYGSFENGSGSTDGLVESAGSGDLSYSYQGHDQFKRRLPSGQMRQLCIAMDRSFDAVGPRPRLDSMSSVEEDDYDTLTDIDSDKNVIRTKQYLCVADLARKDKRVLRKKYQIYFWNIATIAVFYALPVVQLVITYQTVVNVTGNQDICYYNFLCAHPLGNLSAFNNILSNLGYILLGLLFLLIILQREINHNRALLRNDLYALECGIPKHFGLFYAMGTALMMEGLLSACYHVCPNYTNFQFDTSFMYMIAGLCMLKLYQKRHPDINASAYSAYACLAIVIFFSVLGVVFGKGNTAFWIVFSVIHIISTLLLSTQLYYMGRWKLDSGIFRRILHVLYTDCIRQCSGPLYTDRMVLLVMGNIINWSLAAYGLIMRPNDFASYLLAIGICNLLLYFAFYIIMKLRSGERIKLIPLLCIVCTSVVWGFALFFFFQGLSTWQKTPAESREHNRDCILLDFFDDHDIWHFLSSIAMFGSFLVLLTLDDDLDTVQRDKIYVF encoded by the exons ATGATCGCCTGGCGTCTGCCCTTGTGCGTGCTCTTGGTGGCCTCCGTCGAGAGCCACCTGGGGGCCCTGGGGCCCAAGAACGTCTCGCAGAAAGACGCGGAGTTTGAGCGCACCTACGCGGACGACGTCAACAGCGAGCTGGTCAACATCTACACCTTCAACCACACCGTGACCCGCAACCGG ACCGAGGGTGTGCGAGTGTCTGTGAATGTCCTGAACAAGCAGAAAGGGGCGCCTTTGCTGTTTGTGGTCCGCCAGAAGGAGGCTGTTGTGTCCTTCCAGGTGCCCCTAATCCTTCGAGGACT ATATCAGCGGAAGTACCTCTACCAAAAAGTGGAACGAACTCTGTGTCAGCCCCCCACCAAGAATGAGTCTGAGATCCAGTTTTTCTATGTGGACGTGTCTACCCTGTCACCCGTCAATACCACTTACCAGCTCCGAGTCAACCGTGTGGACAATTTTGTGCTCAG GACTGGAGAGCTGTTTACTTTTAATACCACTGCAGCCCAGCCCCAG TACTTCAAATACGAGTTTCCTGATGGTGTGGACTCGGTAATTGTCAAGGTGACCTCCAAGAAGGCCTTCCCCTGCTCAGTCATCTCCATCCAAGATGTCCTG tGCCCTGTCTATGATCTGGACAACAATGTAGCCTTCATTGGCATGTACCAGACGATGACTAAGAAGGCAGCCATCACTGTGCAG CGGAAAGACTTCCCCAGCAACAGCTTCtatgtggtggtggtagtgaagACTGAGGACCAGGCCTGCGGAGGGTCCTTGCCCTTCTACCCTTTTGTGGAAG ATGAGCCAGTGGATCAAGGGCACCGTCAGAAAACACTGTCAGTGCTGGTCTCTCAGGCTGTCACAT CTGAGGCCTATGTTGGTGGGATGCTCTTTTGCCTGGGCATATTCTTGTCCTTCTACCTGCTGACTGTGCTGCTGGCCTGTTGGGAGAACTGGAG GCAAAGGAAGAAGACCTTGCTGTTGGCCATAGACCGAGCCTGCCCAGAAAGTG GCCTTGGCTCACCCCTCCATAGACACCAGGAAACTGCCCTATGTCTCAGGCAGTGCGGCCCAGCCTCAG GTCACGCCCGGGTCTTGGCTGATTCATTTCCTGGCAGTGCCCCTTACGAGGGTTACAACTATGGCTCCTTTG AAAATGGTTCCGGATCCACTGACGGGTTGGTTGAAAGCGCAGGTTCAGGGGACCTCTCCTACAGTTACCAGG GGCACGACCAGTTCAAGCGGCGCCTTCCCTCTGGCCAGATGCGGCAGCTGTGCATTGCCATGG ACCGCTCCTTTGACGCAGTGGGTCCTCGGCCTCGACTGGACTCCATGAGCTCCGTGGAAGAGGATGACTACGACACACTGACTGACATCGACTCAGACAAAAACGTCATTCGAACCAAG CAATACCTCTGTGTGGCTGATCTGGCACGAAAGGACAAACGTGTTTTGCGGAAAAAGTACCAGATTTACTTCTG GAACATAGCCACCATTGCGGTCTTCTACGCACTTCCTGTGGTGCAGCTGGTGATCACCTACCAGACG gtgGTGAATGTCACAGGGAACCAGGACATCTGCTACTACAACTTCCTCTGTGCCCACCCGCTGGGCAACCTCAG CGCCTTCAACAACATCCTCAGCAACTTGGGGTACATCCTGCTGGGGCTGCTCTTCCTGCTCATCATCCTGCAGCGAGAGATCAATCATAACCGGGCCCTGCTGCGGAATGACCTCTATGCTCTG GAGTGTGGGATCCCCAAACACTTTGGTCTGTTTTACGCCATGGGCACAGCACTGATGATGGAGGGGCTACTTAGTGCCTGTTACCACGTCTGCCCCAACTACACCAACTTCCAGTTTG ATACCTCCTTCATGTACATGATTGCTGGCCTCTGCATGCTGAAGCTCTACCAGAAGCGGCACCCAGATATCAACGCCAGTGCCTACAGTGCATATGCCTGCTTGGCCATCGTCATCTTCTTCTCCGTTCTGGGCGTG GTGTTTGGCAAAGGGAACACGGCCTTCTGGATTGTCTTCTCCGTCATTCACATCATCTCCACCCTGCTCCTCAGCACTCAGCTCTATTACATGGGCCGCTGGAAGCTGG ACTCCGGGATCTTCCGCCGCATCCTCCATGTGCTCTACACAGACTGCATCCGGCAGTGCAGCGGGCCCCTTTACACG GACCGCATGGTGCTTCTGGTCATGGGCAACATTATCAACTGGTCGCT GGCTGCATACGGACTCATCATGCGCCCCAATGACTTTGCTTCCTACTTGCTGGCAATTGGCATCTGCAACCTGCTGCTTTATTTCGCCTTCTACATCATCATGAAG CTCCGGAGCGGCGAGAGGATCAAGCTCATCCCTCTGCTCTGCATCGTCTGCACCTCCGTGGTCTGGGGCTTCgcgctcttcttcttcttccagggACTGAGCACGTGGCAG AAAACCCCCGCAGAGTCCAGGGAGCACAACCGCGACTGCATCCTCCTCGACTTCTTTGATGACCACGATATCTGGCACTTCCTGTCCTCCATTGCCATGTTTGGGTCCTTCCTG GTTTTGCTGACGTTGGATGACGACTTGGACACAGTACAGCGGGACAAGATCTATGTCTTCTAG
- the Sidt2 gene encoding SID1 transmembrane family member 2 isoform X2, translating to MIAWRLPLCVLLVASVESHLGALGPKNVSQKDAEFERTYADDVNSELVNIYTFNHTVTRNRTEGVRVSVNVLNKQKGAPLLFVVRQKEAVVSFQVPLILRGLYQRKYLYQKVERTLCQPPTKNESEIQFFYVDVSTLSPVNTTYQLRVNRVDNFVLRTGELFTFNTTAAQPQYFKYEFPDGVDSVIVKVTSKKAFPCSVISIQDVLCPVYDLDNNVAFIGMYQTMTKKAAITVQRKDFPSNSFYVVVVVKTEDQACGGSLPFYPFVEDEPVDQGHRQKTLSVLVSQAVTSEAYVGGMLFCLGIFLSFYLLTVLLACWENWRQRKKTLLLAIDRACPESGICRGQGLAGSVVGRWEQGWVGNGQKRVGWWLLYVRPRSNISQLEPGLGSPLHRHQETALCLRQCGPASGHARVLADSFPGSAPYEGYNYGSFENGSGSTDGLVESAGSGDLSYSYQDRSFDAVGPRPRLDSMSSVEEDDYDTLTDIDSDKNVIRTKQYLCVADLARKDKRVLRKKYQIYFWNIATIAVFYALPVVQLVITYQTVVNVTGNQDICYYNFLCAHPLGNLSAFNNILSNLGYILLGLLFLLIILQREINHNRALLRNDLYALECGIPKHFGLFYAMGTALMMEGLLSACYHVCPNYTNFQFDTSFMYMIAGLCMLKLYQKRHPDINASAYSAYACLAIVIFFSVLGVVFGKGNTAFWIVFSVIHIISTLLLSTQLYYMGRWKLDSGIFRRILHVLYTDCIRQCSGPLYTDRMVLLVMGNIINWSLAAYGLIMRPNDFASYLLAIGICNLLLYFAFYIIMKLRSGERIKLIPLLCIVCTSVVWGFALFFFFQGLSTWQKTPAESREHNRDCILLDFFDDHDIWHFLSSIAMFGSFLVLLTLDDDLDTVQRDKIYVF from the exons ATGATCGCCTGGCGTCTGCCCTTGTGCGTGCTCTTGGTGGCCTCCGTCGAGAGCCACCTGGGGGCCCTGGGGCCCAAGAACGTCTCGCAGAAAGACGCGGAGTTTGAGCGCACCTACGCGGACGACGTCAACAGCGAGCTGGTCAACATCTACACCTTCAACCACACCGTGACCCGCAACCGG ACCGAGGGTGTGCGAGTGTCTGTGAATGTCCTGAACAAGCAGAAAGGGGCGCCTTTGCTGTTTGTGGTCCGCCAGAAGGAGGCTGTTGTGTCCTTCCAGGTGCCCCTAATCCTTCGAGGACT ATATCAGCGGAAGTACCTCTACCAAAAAGTGGAACGAACTCTGTGTCAGCCCCCCACCAAGAATGAGTCTGAGATCCAGTTTTTCTATGTGGACGTGTCTACCCTGTCACCCGTCAATACCACTTACCAGCTCCGAGTCAACCGTGTGGACAATTTTGTGCTCAG GACTGGAGAGCTGTTTACTTTTAATACCACTGCAGCCCAGCCCCAG TACTTCAAATACGAGTTTCCTGATGGTGTGGACTCGGTAATTGTCAAGGTGACCTCCAAGAAGGCCTTCCCCTGCTCAGTCATCTCCATCCAAGATGTCCTG tGCCCTGTCTATGATCTGGACAACAATGTAGCCTTCATTGGCATGTACCAGACGATGACTAAGAAGGCAGCCATCACTGTGCAG CGGAAAGACTTCCCCAGCAACAGCTTCtatgtggtggtggtagtgaagACTGAGGACCAGGCCTGCGGAGGGTCCTTGCCCTTCTACCCTTTTGTGGAAG ATGAGCCAGTGGATCAAGGGCACCGTCAGAAAACACTGTCAGTGCTGGTCTCTCAGGCTGTCACAT CTGAGGCCTATGTTGGTGGGATGCTCTTTTGCCTGGGCATATTCTTGTCCTTCTACCTGCTGACTGTGCTGCTGGCCTGTTGGGAGAACTGGAG GCAAAGGAAGAAGACCTTGCTGTTGGCCATAGACCGAGCCTGCCCAGAAAGTGGTATCTGCAGGGGACAGGGGCTGGCTGGATCTGTTGTGGGGAGATGGGAGCAGGGATGGGTAGGGAATGGTCAGAAGAGGGTGGGTTGGTGGCTTCTTTATGTTCGGCCTAGGAGTAACATTTCACAACTGGAACCAGGCCTTGGCTCACCCCTCCATAGACACCAGGAAACTGCCCTATGTCTCAGGCAGTGCGGCCCAGCCTCAG GTCACGCCCGGGTCTTGGCTGATTCATTTCCTGGCAGTGCCCCTTACGAGGGTTACAACTATGGCTCCTTTG AAAATGGTTCCGGATCCACTGACGGGTTGGTTGAAAGCGCAGGTTCAGGGGACCTCTCCTACAGTTACCAGG ACCGCTCCTTTGACGCAGTGGGTCCTCGGCCTCGACTGGACTCCATGAGCTCCGTGGAAGAGGATGACTACGACACACTGACTGACATCGACTCAGACAAAAACGTCATTCGAACCAAG CAATACCTCTGTGTGGCTGATCTGGCACGAAAGGACAAACGTGTTTTGCGGAAAAAGTACCAGATTTACTTCTG GAACATAGCCACCATTGCGGTCTTCTACGCACTTCCTGTGGTGCAGCTGGTGATCACCTACCAGACG gtgGTGAATGTCACAGGGAACCAGGACATCTGCTACTACAACTTCCTCTGTGCCCACCCGCTGGGCAACCTCAG CGCCTTCAACAACATCCTCAGCAACTTGGGGTACATCCTGCTGGGGCTGCTCTTCCTGCTCATCATCCTGCAGCGAGAGATCAATCATAACCGGGCCCTGCTGCGGAATGACCTCTATGCTCTG GAGTGTGGGATCCCCAAACACTTTGGTCTGTTTTACGCCATGGGCACAGCACTGATGATGGAGGGGCTACTTAGTGCCTGTTACCACGTCTGCCCCAACTACACCAACTTCCAGTTTG ATACCTCCTTCATGTACATGATTGCTGGCCTCTGCATGCTGAAGCTCTACCAGAAGCGGCACCCAGATATCAACGCCAGTGCCTACAGTGCATATGCCTGCTTGGCCATCGTCATCTTCTTCTCCGTTCTGGGCGTG GTGTTTGGCAAAGGGAACACGGCCTTCTGGATTGTCTTCTCCGTCATTCACATCATCTCCACCCTGCTCCTCAGCACTCAGCTCTATTACATGGGCCGCTGGAAGCTGG ACTCCGGGATCTTCCGCCGCATCCTCCATGTGCTCTACACAGACTGCATCCGGCAGTGCAGCGGGCCCCTTTACACG GACCGCATGGTGCTTCTGGTCATGGGCAACATTATCAACTGGTCGCT GGCTGCATACGGACTCATCATGCGCCCCAATGACTTTGCTTCCTACTTGCTGGCAATTGGCATCTGCAACCTGCTGCTTTATTTCGCCTTCTACATCATCATGAAG CTCCGGAGCGGCGAGAGGATCAAGCTCATCCCTCTGCTCTGCATCGTCTGCACCTCCGTGGTCTGGGGCTTCgcgctcttcttcttcttccagggACTGAGCACGTGGCAG AAAACCCCCGCAGAGTCCAGGGAGCACAACCGCGACTGCATCCTCCTCGACTTCTTTGATGACCACGATATCTGGCACTTCCTGTCCTCCATTGCCATGTTTGGGTCCTTCCTG GTTTTGCTGACGTTGGATGACGACTTGGACACAGTACAGCGGGACAAGATCTATGTCTTCTAG